A window of the Poecile atricapillus isolate bPoeAtr1 chromosome 17, bPoeAtr1.hap1, whole genome shotgun sequence genome harbors these coding sequences:
- the LOC131585781 gene encoding TBC1 domain family member 24-like isoform X1 has translation MLQLRLSPPRCPGAAACPMAEPAAGEDTGTGREVLGSSPITIVVTSEADTWDIDTSSLGLGCGPFVDWDKMPEPEQPAQIPQDVLGRPPKELKRLAREGCWGWSHAGRARLYPRLIQQVSCRLVTPDALVYRDVAARLFGKPSVSSHPLPEFLEGCPVPTYCLSPRGVTALKKILICVGALFPDITHSPLLPALAALLLHYSEDEAQCFESISRLIASNAPHAAYIDQSFLAHQASCMTFGDLASKHCPAAHKLIAGAAENVLEVYSEWLSWLFPGLPFGYAVRVLDVFLLEGQKVLYRIALALLRHFRLSVAPAGLQGSDIKAELQAFARNIAEHVTVDKLLERAFGIRLFSRKEIWLLQMANRKALVERGITVVQRRPSFHLAVDMQNFSSSTVTAQEMRLVWSWIPERFSLFPPLLLFSTSEDGCSLQRFYTCCEGYEPTVLLIKTTEGEVCGAFLSSDWSERKKSGATSGFFGTGECFVFTVRPEAERYEWVLIKKPELAKAVPRSRQRSPSPAPESPLGSSRDSPSPKHLAVPSPQRRARLSPFLAIRHFLLPSKTASMFMAGSRDGIVIGGGGGQALSLDASLLWGHTERCETFDNPPLCREHFQVQLLEVWGFRSA, from the exons ATGCTGCAGCTGCGGCTCAGCCCGCCCCGCtgccccggggccgccgcctGCCCCATGGCCGAGCCGGCCGCGGGCGAGGACACGGGCACCGGGCGAG AGGTGCTCGGCTCATCCCCAATCACCATCGTGGTCACGTCCGAGGCTGACACCTGGGACATTGACACCTCCTCCCTGGGCCTGGGCTGCGGGCCCTTCGTGGACTGGGACAAGATGCCGGAGCCGGAGCAGCCGGCGCAGATCCCGCAGGACGTCCTGGGCAGGCCCCCGAAGGAGCTGAAGAGGCTGGCGAGGGaaggctgctggggctggagccacgcgggccgggcccggctcTACCCCCGGCTCATCCAGCAGGTCTCCTGCCGCCTCGTCACCCCCGACGCGCTCGTCTACAGGGACGTGGCCGCCCGGCTCTTCGGGAAGCCCAGCGTGAGCTCCCACCCCCTGCCCGAGTTCCTGGAGGGCTGCCCCGTGCCCACCTACTGCCTCAGCCCGCGGGGGGTCACCGCCCTGAAGAAGATCCTCATCTGCGTGGGCGCCCTGTTCCCCGACATCACCCACAGccccctcctgccagccctggccgCGCTGCTGCTGCACTACAGCGAGGACGAGGCCCAGTGCTTCGAGAGCATCTCGCGCCTCATCGCCAGCAACGCTCCCCACGCCGCCTACATCGACCAGTCCTTCCTGGCCCACCAGGCCTCCTGCATGACCTTCGGGGACCTGGCCAGCAAGCACTGCCCGGCAGCTCACAAGCTCATCGCCGGCGCCGCCGAGAACGTCCTCGAGGTCTACTCGGAGTGGCTGTCGTGGCTCTTCCCCGGGCTGCCCTTCGGCTACGCCGTGCGCGTGCTGGACGTGTTCCTGCTGGAGGGCCAGAAGGTCCTGTACCGCATcgccctggccctgctcaggCACTTCAGGCTCTCGGTGGCCCCGGCCGGGCTGCAGGGCTCTGACAtcaaggcagagctgcaggcttTTGCCAGGAACATCGCCGAGCACGTAACTGTGGACAAACTCCTGGAGAGAGCCTTTGGCATCCGCCTCTTCTCCCGCAAGGAGATCTGGCTTCTCCAGATGGCCAACAGGAAGGCCTTGGTGGAGAGGGGCATCACCGTGGTGCAGAGAAG GCCGTCCTTCCACCTGGCTGTGGACATGCAGAACTTCAGCTCCAGCACCGTCACGGCGCAGGAGATGCGCCTCGTCTGGTCCTGGATCCCCGAGCGCTTCTCGCTCTTCCCCCCGCTGCTGCTCTTCTCCACCTCCGAGGACggctgcagcctgcagag GTTCTACACGTGCTGTGAGGGCTACGAACCCACGGTGCTGCTCATCAAAACCACCGAGGGGGAG GTGTGTGGGGCGTTTCTCTCCTCCGACTGGAGCGAAAGGAAGAAGAGCGGAGCCACATCGGGCTTTTTTGGGACAGGGGAGTGCTTTGTGTTCACT GTGCGCCCCGAGGCAGAGAGGTACGAGTGGGTGCTCATCAAGAAGCCGGAGCTGGCCAAGGCCGTGCCGCGCTCCCGGCAGCGCTCGCCTTCCCCCGCTCCCGAATCGCCGCTCGGCTCCTCCcgggacagccccagccccaagcACCTCGCCGTGCCCTCGCCGCAGAGGAGAGCCCGCCTGTCCCCGTTCCTGGCCATCAGACActtcctcctgccctccaaAACTGCCTCCATGTTCATGGCCGGCTCCCGGGACGGGATCGTCATCG GCGGAGGGGGAGGCCAAGCCCTGTCCCTGGACGCCAgcctgctctggggacacacgGAGCGCTGCGAGACCTTCGACAACCCCCCGCTGTGCCGGGAGCACTTCCAGGTGCAGCTCTTGGAAGTGTGGGGCTTTCGGAGCGCGTAG
- the LOC131585781 gene encoding TBC1 domain family member 24-like isoform X2 produces the protein MPEPEQPAQIPQDVLGRPPKELKRLAREGCWGWSHAGRARLYPRLIQQVSCRLVTPDALVYRDVAARLFGKPSVSSHPLPEFLEGCPVPTYCLSPRGVTALKKILICVGALFPDITHSPLLPALAALLLHYSEDEAQCFESISRLIASNAPHAAYIDQSFLAHQASCMTFGDLASKHCPAAHKLIAGAAENVLEVYSEWLSWLFPGLPFGYAVRVLDVFLLEGQKVLYRIALALLRHFRLSVAPAGLQGSDIKAELQAFARNIAEHVTVDKLLERAFGIRLFSRKEIWLLQMANRKALVERGITVVQRRPSFHLAVDMQNFSSSTVTAQEMRLVWSWIPERFSLFPPLLLFSTSEDGCSLQRFYTCCEGYEPTVLLIKTTEGEVCGAFLSSDWSERKKSGATSGFFGTGECFVFTVRPEAERYEWVLIKKPELAKAVPRSRQRSPSPAPESPLGSSRDSPSPKHLAVPSPQRRARLSPFLAIRHFLLPSKTASMFMAGSRDGIVIGGGGGQALSLDASLLWGHTERCETFDNPPLCREHFQVQLLEVWGFRSA, from the exons ATGCCGGAGCCGGAGCAGCCGGCGCAGATCCCGCAGGACGTCCTGGGCAGGCCCCCGAAGGAGCTGAAGAGGCTGGCGAGGGaaggctgctggggctggagccacgcgggccgggcccggctcTACCCCCGGCTCATCCAGCAGGTCTCCTGCCGCCTCGTCACCCCCGACGCGCTCGTCTACAGGGACGTGGCCGCCCGGCTCTTCGGGAAGCCCAGCGTGAGCTCCCACCCCCTGCCCGAGTTCCTGGAGGGCTGCCCCGTGCCCACCTACTGCCTCAGCCCGCGGGGGGTCACCGCCCTGAAGAAGATCCTCATCTGCGTGGGCGCCCTGTTCCCCGACATCACCCACAGccccctcctgccagccctggccgCGCTGCTGCTGCACTACAGCGAGGACGAGGCCCAGTGCTTCGAGAGCATCTCGCGCCTCATCGCCAGCAACGCTCCCCACGCCGCCTACATCGACCAGTCCTTCCTGGCCCACCAGGCCTCCTGCATGACCTTCGGGGACCTGGCCAGCAAGCACTGCCCGGCAGCTCACAAGCTCATCGCCGGCGCCGCCGAGAACGTCCTCGAGGTCTACTCGGAGTGGCTGTCGTGGCTCTTCCCCGGGCTGCCCTTCGGCTACGCCGTGCGCGTGCTGGACGTGTTCCTGCTGGAGGGCCAGAAGGTCCTGTACCGCATcgccctggccctgctcaggCACTTCAGGCTCTCGGTGGCCCCGGCCGGGCTGCAGGGCTCTGACAtcaaggcagagctgcaggcttTTGCCAGGAACATCGCCGAGCACGTAACTGTGGACAAACTCCTGGAGAGAGCCTTTGGCATCCGCCTCTTCTCCCGCAAGGAGATCTGGCTTCTCCAGATGGCCAACAGGAAGGCCTTGGTGGAGAGGGGCATCACCGTGGTGCAGAGAAG GCCGTCCTTCCACCTGGCTGTGGACATGCAGAACTTCAGCTCCAGCACCGTCACGGCGCAGGAGATGCGCCTCGTCTGGTCCTGGATCCCCGAGCGCTTCTCGCTCTTCCCCCCGCTGCTGCTCTTCTCCACCTCCGAGGACggctgcagcctgcagag GTTCTACACGTGCTGTGAGGGCTACGAACCCACGGTGCTGCTCATCAAAACCACCGAGGGGGAG GTGTGTGGGGCGTTTCTCTCCTCCGACTGGAGCGAAAGGAAGAAGAGCGGAGCCACATCGGGCTTTTTTGGGACAGGGGAGTGCTTTGTGTTCACT GTGCGCCCCGAGGCAGAGAGGTACGAGTGGGTGCTCATCAAGAAGCCGGAGCTGGCCAAGGCCGTGCCGCGCTCCCGGCAGCGCTCGCCTTCCCCCGCTCCCGAATCGCCGCTCGGCTCCTCCcgggacagccccagccccaagcACCTCGCCGTGCCCTCGCCGCAGAGGAGAGCCCGCCTGTCCCCGTTCCTGGCCATCAGACActtcctcctgccctccaaAACTGCCTCCATGTTCATGGCCGGCTCCCGGGACGGGATCGTCATCG GCGGAGGGGGAGGCCAAGCCCTGTCCCTGGACGCCAgcctgctctggggacacacgGAGCGCTGCGAGACCTTCGACAACCCCCCGCTGTGCCGGGAGCACTTCCAGGTGCAGCTCTTGGAAGTGTGGGGCTTTCGGAGCGCGTAG
- the CCDC42 gene encoding coiled-coil domain-containing protein 42: MAHEDISYYQGQYKDRLLPLLRELRAKEEDSTNSFICVLKKMKEVRLMEKVVEETEEAFTERMEALAEQWRDLHARRAQLKAHVVTSGTTVKENERLRTQALKKAKEEKEENSKKESELLRAREKLEALRKQHQKYSKKLLKYSLFKRYLENVVENSQFRDIEDIISYYKALLRTRKDLLQSQWWYRQLMEQGKVLQQQIRAKREAEMLQCKNDLVQLKESLEQAQSDIRQWEDHWAEVQERAAGKATELKSLTMAIHSLFQAASARLQPKGRVAAGDSHRQLDMIQQFIYDLQDFTEDMKERSRLL, from the exons ATGGCACACGAGGACATCAGCTATTACCAGGGGCAGTACAAGGACaggctcctgcccctgctcag GGAGCTCCGGGCCAAAGAGGAGGACTCCACAAACTCGTTTATCTGCGTCCTGAAGAAGATGAAAGAAGTGCGGCTGATGGAGAAGGTTGtggaagagacagaggag GCCTTCACGGAGAGGATGGAGGCCCTTGCTGAGCAATGGAGGGACCTGCACGCCAGGAGGGCCCAGCTGAAAGCCCACGTGGTGACATCTGGGACAACTGTAAAG GAGAATGAAAGGCTGAGAACCCAAGCTCTGAAGAAAGccaaagaagagaaagaggagaatTCAAAAAAGGAGAGTGAGCTCTTGAGGGCTAGGGAGAAACTGGAAGCTctcagaaaacagcaccagaAATACTCAAAAAAATTGCTGAAATACTCCCTGTTCAAGAGGTACCTGGAGAATGTGGTGGAGAATTCACAG TTCCGGGACATCGAGGACATCATCTCCTACTACAAGGCCCTGCTAAGGACACGCAAGGACCTGCTGCAGTCCCAGTGGTGGTACCGACAGCTGATGGAGCAGGGCAaggtcctgcagcagcagatcaGGGCAAAGAGGGAAGCTGAGATGCTTCAGTGCAAGAATGACCTGGTGCAGCTCAAAGAATCTCTTGAGCAGGCTCAGAGCGACATCCGCCAGTGG GAGGATCACTGGGCCGAGGTCCAGGAGAGGGCTGCCGGGAAGGCCACGGAGCTGAAGTCCCTCACCATGGCCATCCACAGCCTCTTCCAGGCCGCCAGCGCACGGCTCCAGCCAAAGGGCAgggtggcagctggggacagccacaggCAGCTGGACATG atCCAGCAGTTTATCTACGACCTCCAGGACTTCACAGAGGACATGAAGGAGCGCAGCCGACTTCTGTGA